In a single window of the Amycolatopsis sp. cg5 genome:
- a CDS encoding FliA/WhiG family RNA polymerase sigma factor, which translates to MVPGQAREKSAGYDVDSGIQALWKQFSDAPEQVLRDRLVLHYAPLVKYVAGRVGTGLPTHVDVGDLVQSGIFGLVDAIEKFEPARGLRFETYAMQRIRGAILDDLRSQDWVPRVVRSRAREAERALERLGARLHRTPTDAELAAELDITLDELRDLYGQLQLTSVVALEDLVAAGKESGSLVDTLPDDDAIDPVAVLVDQDNRRQLADAISQLTERDRIVVSLYYFESLTLAEIGKVLGVTESRVSQLHTRAVMRLRAKLVEQTGV; encoded by the coding sequence GTGGTACCCGGGCAAGCACGGGAAAAGTCCGCGGGCTACGACGTCGACTCCGGCATCCAGGCGCTCTGGAAGCAGTTCTCCGACGCCCCGGAGCAGGTGCTGCGGGACCGGCTCGTCCTGCACTACGCGCCACTGGTCAAGTACGTCGCCGGCCGGGTCGGCACCGGGTTGCCCACCCATGTCGACGTCGGTGACCTGGTGCAATCGGGCATCTTCGGCCTGGTCGACGCGATCGAGAAGTTCGAGCCGGCCCGAGGGCTGCGCTTCGAGACCTACGCGATGCAGCGCATCCGCGGCGCCATCCTCGACGACCTCCGTTCGCAGGACTGGGTTCCCCGCGTCGTGCGCAGCCGCGCCCGCGAGGCCGAGCGCGCCCTCGAACGCCTCGGCGCCCGCCTGCACCGCACCCCGACCGACGCCGAACTGGCCGCCGAGCTCGACATCACCCTCGACGAGCTCCGCGACCTCTACGGCCAGCTTCAGCTCACCAGCGTCGTCGCGCTCGAAGACCTCGTCGCCGCCGGCAAGGAAAGCGGCTCACTCGTCGACACCCTCCCCGACGACGACGCCATCGACCCGGTCGCCGTCCTCGTCGACCAGGACAACCGCCGCCAGCTCGCCGACGCCATCTCCCAGCTCACCGAGCGCGACCGCATCGTCGTCAGCCTCTACTACTTCGAGAGCCTCACCCTCGCCGAAATCGGCAAGGTCCTCGGCGTCACCGAGTCCCGCGTCAGCCAGCTCCACACCCGAGCCGTCATGCGCCTCCGCGCCAAACTCGTCGAGCAAACCGGCGTCTGA
- the tsf gene encoding translation elongation factor Ts, with protein MANYTAADVKRLRDLTGAGMMNCKKALEENDGDFDKAVEFLRIKGAKDVGKRAERSTSEGLVAGEGGVLIELDSETDFVAKNADFQALAAKIVEVAKAAKTDDVEKLKAADLDGKSVNDTVQEMAARIGEKLELRRVVSFEGTTATYLHRRGADLPPAVGVLVEFTGDDVEAARGAAMQVAALKAKYLTREEVPAETVENERRVAEATAREEGKPEQALPKIIEGKVNAYYKDNVLLEQPSVKDNKKTVKALLDEAGVTITRFARFEVGQA; from the coding sequence ATGGCGAACTACACCGCCGCAGATGTGAAGCGCCTGCGCGACCTGACCGGCGCCGGCATGATGAACTGCAAGAAGGCGCTGGAGGAGAACGACGGCGACTTCGACAAGGCCGTCGAGTTCCTGCGCATCAAGGGCGCCAAGGACGTCGGCAAGCGCGCCGAGCGCTCCACCTCCGAGGGCCTCGTCGCCGGTGAGGGCGGCGTCCTCATCGAGCTCGACTCCGAGACCGACTTCGTCGCCAAGAACGCCGACTTCCAGGCGCTGGCCGCGAAGATCGTCGAGGTCGCCAAGGCCGCCAAGACCGACGACGTCGAGAAGCTGAAGGCCGCCGACCTCGACGGCAAGTCCGTGAACGACACCGTCCAGGAGATGGCCGCGCGGATCGGCGAGAAGCTCGAGCTGCGCCGCGTCGTGTCCTTCGAGGGCACCACCGCCACCTACCTGCACCGCCGTGGCGCCGACCTGCCCCCGGCCGTCGGCGTGCTGGTCGAGTTCACCGGTGACGACGTCGAGGCCGCCCGTGGCGCCGCGATGCAGGTCGCCGCGCTGAAGGCGAAGTACCTGACCCGCGAAGAGGTCCCGGCCGAGACCGTCGAGAACGAGCGTCGCGTCGCCGAGGCGACCGCCCGCGAGGAGGGCAAGCCCGAGCAGGCGCTGCCCAAGATCATCGAGGGTAAGGTCAACGCGTACTACAAGGACAACGTGCTGCTCGAGCAGCCGTCGGTCAAGGACAACAAGAAGACCGTGAAGGCGCTGCTGGACGAGGCGGGTGTCACCATCACCCGGTTCGCGCGCTTCGAGGTCGGCCAGGCCTGA
- a CDS encoding phosphatidate cytidylyltransferase, whose protein sequence is MAQVSEEREETVVAPEPAQDAKKPSRAGRNLPAAIGVGLLLGAAIVASLFTVKYLFIAIIAAAIAVGTIELAGAFKRAAGIQVALVPVLAGGQAMIWLAWPFGLRGALIAFVLTVLACLVWRLPGGAEGYLRDVTATIFAAAYLPLFGAFAAMLVPPADGPGRVLVFMIGVVASDTGGYAAGVLRGKHPMAPSISPKKTWEGFAGSVIAGIVAGALTLTLLVEGHVWQGVLYGIAIVLVATLGDLVESLIKRDLGIKDMGNLLPGHGGIMDRLDSLLPSAVVSWLLLSAFVPV, encoded by the coding sequence ATGGCACAGGTGAGCGAGGAACGCGAGGAAACGGTCGTGGCGCCCGAACCGGCGCAGGACGCCAAGAAGCCGTCGCGGGCGGGTCGTAACCTGCCCGCGGCCATCGGCGTCGGTTTGCTGTTGGGTGCCGCGATCGTCGCGTCGCTGTTCACCGTGAAGTACCTGTTCATCGCGATCATCGCCGCCGCGATCGCGGTCGGCACGATCGAGCTGGCAGGCGCGTTCAAGCGCGCCGCCGGCATCCAGGTCGCGCTGGTCCCGGTGCTCGCCGGTGGCCAGGCGATGATCTGGCTGGCCTGGCCGTTCGGGTTGCGCGGCGCGCTCATCGCGTTCGTGCTGACCGTGCTGGCCTGCCTCGTCTGGCGGCTGCCCGGCGGTGCCGAGGGCTATCTGCGCGACGTCACGGCGACGATCTTCGCGGCGGCCTACCTGCCGCTGTTCGGCGCGTTCGCCGCGATGCTCGTGCCGCCCGCCGACGGCCCCGGCCGGGTGCTGGTGTTCATGATCGGTGTCGTCGCTTCGGACACCGGCGGGTACGCCGCCGGTGTCCTGCGCGGCAAGCACCCGATGGCGCCGAGCATCAGCCCGAAGAAGACCTGGGAAGGCTTCGCTGGCTCGGTGATCGCGGGCATCGTCGCGGGCGCGCTGACGCTGACGCTGCTCGTCGAAGGCCACGTCTGGCAGGGCGTGCTCTACGGCATCGCGATCGTGCTCGTCGCGACGCTCGGAGACCTCGTCGAGTCGCTGATCAAGCGCGACCTCGGCATCAAGGACATGGGCAACCTCTTGCCGGGCCATGGCGGCATCATGGACCGGCTCGACTCGCTCCTGCCTTCCGCGGTCGTGTCCTGGCTGCTGCTGAGCGCCTTCGTTCCGGTCTAG
- the pyrH gene encoding UMP kinase has protein sequence MSDRVNGGYRRVLLKLGGEMFGGGSIGVDPDVVHSVARQIAEVARTGVQIAVVIGGGNYFRGAELSERGMDRDRADYMAMLGTVMNCLALQDFLEKEGLPTRVQSAITMGQVAEAYIPRRAERHLEKGRVVIFAAGVGMPYFSTDTAAAQRALEIGCEAVLMAKAVDGVFTADPKSDPSAEMFHEITHREVLERDLKVADATAFTLCMDNNMPIIVFNLLTEGNIARAVSGERIGTLVSTPGD, from the coding sequence ATGAGTGACCGGGTCAACGGCGGCTATCGGCGAGTACTGCTGAAGCTCGGCGGTGAGATGTTCGGCGGCGGCTCCATCGGGGTCGACCCCGACGTCGTGCACTCGGTCGCCCGGCAGATCGCCGAGGTCGCGCGGACCGGGGTGCAGATCGCCGTCGTCATCGGCGGTGGCAACTACTTCCGCGGCGCCGAGCTCTCCGAGCGCGGCATGGACCGCGACCGCGCCGACTACATGGCGATGCTGGGCACCGTGATGAACTGCCTCGCGCTGCAGGACTTCCTCGAGAAGGAGGGCCTGCCCACCCGAGTGCAGAGCGCCATCACGATGGGCCAGGTCGCCGAGGCCTACATCCCGCGGCGCGCCGAGCGGCACCTGGAGAAGGGCCGTGTGGTCATCTTCGCCGCCGGTGTCGGCATGCCGTACTTCTCCACCGACACCGCCGCCGCGCAGCGCGCGCTCGAGATCGGCTGTGAGGCCGTGCTGATGGCCAAGGCCGTCGACGGCGTGTTCACCGCCGACCCGAAGAGCGACCCCAGCGCGGAGATGTTCCACGAGATCACGCACCGCGAGGTGCTGGAGCGGGACCTCAAGGTCGCGGACGCCACCGCGTTCACCCTGTGCATGGACAACAACATGCCGATCATCGTGTTCAACCTCCTCACCGAGGGGAACATCGCCCGCGCGGTGAGTGGTGAAAGAATCGGCACTCTGGTCAGTACTCCAGGGGACTGA
- a CDS encoding tyrosine recombinase XerC yields the protein MPSSSTQRVDLRRVRAELPESAGELVGEYERHLRLERGLSEHTVRAYVGDVVSLLGFVYRDESAELSALDVGVLRAWLAGQRSDGASRTTLARRAAAVRTFTTWAQRRGALATDPGARLVAPRAHRKLPGVLRPEQADELMRASASGAAERDPVALRDHAVLELLYATGVRVSELCGLDVEDVDFARRMIRVLGKGDKERMVPFGTPADGAVREWLDTGRAELAAPGSTALFVGIRGRRMDQRSVRRLVHEAVGSVPGAADMGPHGLRHSAATHLLEGGADLRSVQELLGHATLASTQLYTHVTVERLKAIHDRAHPRAR from the coding sequence ATGCCCAGTTCGAGTACGCAGCGCGTCGATCTTCGGCGGGTCCGTGCGGAGTTGCCCGAGTCAGCCGGCGAGCTCGTCGGTGAGTACGAACGGCACCTCCGGCTGGAACGCGGGCTGTCCGAGCACACCGTGCGCGCCTACGTCGGGGATGTCGTCTCGCTGCTGGGTTTCGTGTACCGCGACGAGTCGGCCGAGCTCAGCGCGCTCGACGTCGGCGTGCTGCGTGCTTGGCTGGCCGGGCAGCGGTCCGATGGCGCGAGCCGGACCACGCTGGCGCGGCGGGCCGCGGCGGTGCGCACGTTCACCACGTGGGCGCAGCGGCGCGGCGCGCTGGCGACCGACCCCGGCGCCCGGCTGGTGGCGCCGAGGGCGCACCGGAAGCTGCCGGGGGTGCTCCGGCCCGAGCAGGCCGACGAGCTGATGCGTGCGTCCGCGTCAGGCGCCGCTGAGCGGGATCCGGTCGCGCTGCGTGACCACGCGGTGCTCGAGCTGCTGTACGCGACCGGGGTGCGCGTTTCGGAGCTGTGCGGGCTCGATGTCGAGGACGTCGATTTCGCGCGGCGGATGATTCGCGTGCTCGGGAAGGGTGACAAGGAGCGGATGGTGCCGTTCGGGACGCCGGCTGACGGCGCGGTCCGGGAATGGCTCGACACGGGACGCGCCGAGCTCGCCGCGCCGGGCAGCACTGCTCTGTTCGTGGGAATCCGAGGCAGGCGGATGGATCAGCGTTCGGTGCGCCGCCTGGTCCACGAGGCCGTGGGATCGGTGCCTGGTGCTGCGGATATGGGGCCACACGGGCTACGCCATTCGGCGGCAACGCACCTCCTGGAGGGCGGAGCCGACCTTCGCAGCGTTCAGGAACTGCTTGGTCACGCTACGCTTGCCTCGACGCAGCTCTACACTCACGTGACCGTCGAGCGGCTGAAGGCGATCCATGACCGAGCACACCCCCGGGCCCGCTGA
- the frr gene encoding ribosome recycling factor yields MIDETLLDAEEKMEKAVSVAKEDLASVRTGRANPSMFSRIVVDYYGAPTPLNQLAGVTIPEARMVIVKPYDVTQLAAIEKAIRESDLAVNPSNDGSIIRIVIPQLTEERRKDMVKVVKSKGEDARVSIRSVRRKAKDALDKIQKDGEAGEDDVVRAEKELQNLTDQYSHQVDELVKHKEAELLEV; encoded by the coding sequence GTGATCGACGAGACCCTCCTCGACGCCGAGGAGAAGATGGAAAAAGCGGTGAGCGTCGCGAAGGAGGACCTCGCTTCGGTGCGCACCGGGCGGGCGAACCCGTCGATGTTCTCGCGGATCGTCGTCGACTACTACGGCGCGCCGACCCCGCTGAACCAGCTCGCGGGTGTGACCATCCCCGAGGCCCGCATGGTGATCGTCAAGCCCTACGACGTGACCCAGCTCGCCGCCATCGAGAAGGCGATCCGCGAGTCCGACCTCGCGGTGAACCCGAGCAACGACGGCAGCATCATCCGCATCGTGATCCCGCAGCTCACCGAAGAGCGCCGCAAGGACATGGTGAAGGTCGTCAAGAGCAAGGGTGAGGACGCGCGCGTCTCCATCCGCAGTGTCCGCCGCAAGGCCAAGGACGCGCTCGACAAGATCCAGAAGGACGGCGAAGCGGGCGAGGACGACGTCGTGCGCGCCGAGAAGGAACTCCAGAACCTGACCGACCAGTACTCCCACCAGGTCGACGAGCTGGTCAAGCACAAGGAAGCCGAGTTGCTCGAGGTCTGA
- the rpsB gene encoding 30S ribosomal protein S2, translating into MAVVTMKQLLDSGVHFGHQTRRWNPKMKRYIFTERNGIYIIDLQQTLTYIDRAYEFIKETVAHGGTIMFVGTKKQAQEAIAAEASRVGMPYVNQRWLGGMLTNFQTVHKRLLRLKELESQEQTGGFVGLTKREILTLTREKDKLEKTLGGIRDMAKVPSIVWIVDTKKEHIAVGEARKLNIPVVAILDTNCDPDEVDYPIPGNDDAIRSAALLTKVVAEAAAAGLLQRSSRNGSADAGTDKPEPGVASDEPLAEWEKELLAGSDTTEAAAAATEVPAENATASS; encoded by the coding sequence ATGGCCGTCGTCACCATGAAGCAGCTGCTCGACAGCGGCGTGCACTTCGGGCACCAGACCCGTCGGTGGAACCCGAAGATGAAGCGCTACATCTTCACCGAGCGCAACGGCATCTACATCATCGACCTGCAGCAGACGCTGACCTACATCGACCGCGCGTACGAGTTCATCAAGGAAACCGTCGCGCACGGTGGCACGATCATGTTCGTCGGCACCAAGAAGCAGGCCCAGGAAGCCATCGCGGCCGAGGCCTCGCGCGTGGGCATGCCCTACGTGAACCAGCGCTGGCTGGGCGGCATGCTGACCAACTTCCAGACCGTGCACAAGCGTCTCCTCCGCCTGAAGGAGCTCGAGTCGCAGGAGCAGACCGGCGGCTTCGTCGGCCTGACCAAGCGCGAGATCCTCACGCTCACCCGTGAGAAGGACAAGCTCGAGAAGACCCTCGGCGGTATCCGCGACATGGCCAAGGTGCCCTCGATCGTGTGGATCGTCGACACCAAGAAGGAGCACATCGCCGTCGGCGAGGCTCGCAAGCTGAACATCCCGGTCGTCGCGATCCTCGACACCAACTGCGACCCGGACGAGGTCGACTACCCGATTCCGGGTAACGACGACGCGATCCGCTCGGCCGCGCTGCTGACCAAGGTCGTGGCCGAGGCCGCCGCCGCCGGTCTGCTGCAGCGCTCCAGCCGCAACGGTTCCGCCGACGCGGGCACCGACAAGCCGGAGCCGGGCGTCGCCTCCGACGAGCCGCTGGCCGAGTGGGAGAAGGAGCTGCTCGCCGGTTCCGACACCACCGAGGCCGCTGCCGCCGCCACCGAGGTGCCGGCCGAGAACGCCACCGCCTCTTCCTGA
- a CDS encoding M23 family metallopeptidase, which translates to MHRFLLALAAFAALFQPRFDWPLSPVPTVTRPFEAPADAYSAGHRGVDLAASPGQEVLAAGPGVVVFAGSLAGRGVVSIDHDGGFRTTYEPVLPAVAEGDQVHGGQVIGTVTPGHLGCPVEACLHWGVRRGEDYLDPLTLVPVPRTRLRLKPWDDPESP; encoded by the coding sequence ATGCACAGATTCCTGCTCGCGCTGGCCGCGTTCGCGGCACTCTTCCAACCCCGTTTCGACTGGCCGCTCTCCCCCGTCCCGACGGTGACCAGGCCTTTCGAGGCACCCGCCGACGCGTACAGCGCGGGCCACCGCGGCGTCGACCTCGCGGCTTCCCCCGGACAGGAGGTACTGGCCGCCGGACCGGGCGTGGTCGTGTTCGCGGGCTCGCTGGCCGGGCGCGGAGTGGTGTCGATCGACCACGACGGCGGGTTCCGCACGACGTACGAGCCGGTGCTGCCCGCCGTGGCCGAGGGCGACCAGGTCCACGGGGGACAGGTGATCGGGACGGTGACTCCCGGGCACCTGGGATGTCCCGTCGAGGCCTGCCTGCACTGGGGCGTCCGCCGCGGCGAGGACTACCTGGATCCGCTGACGCTCGTCCCCGTCCCGCGCACCCGGCTCCGCCTCAAGCCCTGGGACGACCCCGAATCGCCATAA
- the dprA gene encoding DNA-processing protein DprA, translating to MSVLDDQRLARAYLVRVAEPPAAGLVAFVGEVGPVDAADRVRARDCPEKVWQETSARAGYDLAEQDLAEAQRLGARLVIPEDDEWPSWPLHSLTLAHGNGVREAVPPLALWVRGERPLDEAADNAVAIVGARAATGYGEHVASELGYGLAAAGFPVFSGAAYGIDGAAHRGALASEGFTVAVLGCALDAGYPAGHEGLLNRIAESGVVVSEYPMGTSPAKHRFLVRNRLIAALTEGTIVVEAGQRSGARNTAATAGALGKVVMAVPGPVTSAMSIGCHDLIRDAHATLVTSVHDVAGTVGKLSADREPRASPRRRTDRLGPDALRVHEALAPRRAKSVQHVAAESGVPVSRVRALLPALEIDGFAEHGEAGWRRLDS from the coding sequence ATGAGCGTCTTGGACGATCAGCGGCTCGCCAGGGCGTACCTGGTGCGCGTCGCGGAACCGCCCGCCGCAGGCTTGGTCGCGTTCGTCGGCGAAGTCGGCCCGGTCGACGCGGCGGATCGGGTCCGCGCCAGGGACTGCCCGGAGAAGGTCTGGCAGGAGACGTCGGCTCGTGCGGGCTACGACTTGGCCGAGCAGGATCTGGCTGAGGCGCAGCGGCTCGGTGCCAGGCTCGTGATCCCGGAGGACGACGAGTGGCCGTCCTGGCCGCTGCACTCGTTGACGCTGGCGCACGGCAACGGCGTTCGTGAAGCGGTGCCGCCGCTCGCGTTGTGGGTGCGCGGCGAGCGTCCGCTCGACGAGGCCGCGGACAACGCGGTCGCGATCGTCGGCGCGCGGGCGGCCACCGGCTACGGCGAACACGTCGCGTCGGAACTCGGCTATGGCCTGGCCGCGGCCGGCTTCCCGGTCTTCTCGGGTGCCGCGTACGGCATCGACGGCGCCGCGCACCGGGGCGCGCTGGCCTCGGAAGGGTTCACCGTCGCCGTGCTGGGCTGCGCGCTGGACGCGGGTTATCCGGCGGGACACGAGGGCTTGCTGAACCGCATCGCCGAAAGTGGCGTGGTGGTCAGCGAGTACCCCATGGGCACTTCGCCCGCCAAGCACCGCTTCCTCGTCCGCAACCGGCTGATCGCGGCATTGACCGAAGGCACCATCGTGGTCGAAGCCGGTCAGCGCAGCGGCGCGCGGAACACCGCGGCCACGGCGGGTGCGCTCGGCAAGGTGGTGATGGCCGTACCCGGCCCGGTCACGTCGGCGATGTCGATCGGCTGCCACGACCTGATCCGCGACGCGCACGCCACCTTGGTCACGTCCGTCCACGACGTGGCGGGCACGGTAGGCAAGCTCTCGGCCGACCGTGAGCCGAGAGCCAGCCCTCGGCGCCGGACGGACAGGCTCGGGCCTGACGCGCTGCGCGTCCACGAGGCGCTGGCTCCGCGACGCGCCAAGTCCGTCCAGCACGTCGCGGCCGAGTCGGGCGTTCCGGTGTCGCGGGTCCGCGCTTTGCTGCCCGCGCTCGAAATCGACGGCTTCGCCGAGCACGGCGAAGCAGGCTGGAGGCGGCTTGATTCCTGA
- a CDS encoding YifB family Mg chelatase-like AAA ATPase, translating into MPIAKAWSVALLGIEGRIVEIEADIGGGMPAVKLVGLPDAGLREAKDRVRSAVRNSKQSWPDGKVTLGLSPANLPKVGSGYDLGIAAAVLAASGVVPSTKLVRSVLLGELALDGRVRPVRGVLPGLLAARAAGMKRAVVPVESLIEAALVDGLEIRGAARLRDLVAWLRDENDLVEPPPPAPPEPPDVPDLSDVIGQPEARWALEVAAAGGHHLLMTGPPGVGKTMLAKRLPGLLPPLTHEESLEVTAVHSIDGSLTEGSPLVTVPPFVAPHHSISVAALIGGGSGLAVPGAISRAHRGILLLDEVCEFPSDRLESLRTIVEDGEVRIGRVRGVVRYPARFQLVLATNPCPCAPPKETDCSCSATARRRYLSRLSGPLLDRVDLRTKLRPLTAMSAHDVADIESTAVVRTRVVEARRRAAARWAEHGWQANAEVPGPVLRREFSLPAKATALLDRGLDRGLLTARGADRCLRIAWTLADLAGAARPDEDEVAAALDFRERQAA; encoded by the coding sequence ATGCCCATCGCGAAGGCGTGGTCCGTGGCCCTGCTCGGCATCGAGGGCCGGATCGTCGAAATCGAAGCCGACATCGGCGGCGGGATGCCGGCCGTCAAGCTCGTCGGCCTGCCGGACGCCGGGTTGCGCGAGGCCAAGGACAGGGTCCGTTCGGCCGTCCGCAACTCCAAGCAGTCGTGGCCGGACGGCAAGGTCACGCTCGGGTTGTCGCCCGCGAACCTGCCGAAAGTGGGTTCCGGCTACGACCTCGGGATAGCCGCGGCGGTACTGGCCGCCTCCGGGGTGGTCCCGTCGACGAAGCTGGTCCGCAGCGTGCTGCTCGGCGAGCTGGCGCTGGACGGCCGGGTCCGCCCGGTGCGTGGCGTGCTGCCGGGGCTGCTGGCGGCCAGGGCCGCCGGGATGAAGCGCGCGGTGGTTCCGGTGGAGTCGCTGATCGAGGCGGCGCTCGTGGACGGGCTCGAAATCCGGGGTGCGGCGCGGCTGCGTGACCTCGTGGCGTGGCTCCGAGACGAGAACGATCTCGTCGAGCCGCCGCCACCGGCTCCGCCCGAGCCTCCCGACGTGCCGGATCTGTCAGATGTCATCGGCCAGCCCGAAGCACGCTGGGCGCTCGAGGTCGCGGCCGCAGGCGGGCACCACCTGCTGATGACCGGACCGCCGGGCGTCGGCAAGACCATGCTGGCCAAACGCCTGCCCGGATTGCTGCCGCCGCTGACCCACGAGGAATCGCTCGAAGTCACGGCCGTGCATTCGATCGACGGCTCGCTGACCGAGGGGTCGCCCTTGGTGACGGTGCCGCCGTTCGTCGCGCCGCACCATTCGATCTCGGTCGCCGCGCTCATCGGCGGTGGTAGCGGACTGGCCGTTCCCGGTGCCATCAGCAGGGCCCATCGCGGAATCCTGCTGCTGGACGAAGTCTGCGAATTCCCGTCCGATCGGCTCGAATCGCTGCGCACCATCGTGGAGGACGGTGAGGTGCGCATCGGCCGTGTTCGCGGGGTGGTCCGCTATCCCGCGCGGTTCCAATTGGTGTTGGCGACCAACCCTTGTCCTTGCGCACCACCGAAAGAGACGGACTGCTCGTGTTCCGCGACGGCCAGGCGCAGGTATCTGAGCCGGTTGTCCGGGCCATTGCTCGACCGGGTGGATCTGCGTACCAAACTGCGTCCGCTGACGGCGATGAGCGCTCACGACGTCGCCGACATCGAGTCGACGGCCGTGGTCAGGACCAGGGTCGTCGAGGCTCGGCGACGGGCCGCGGCGCGCTGGGCCGAGCATGGCTGGCAGGCCAACGCGGAAGTGCCCGGCCCGGTGCTGCGGCGGGAATTCTCCTTGCCCGCCAAGGCGACGGCGTTGCTCGACCGTGGTCTGGACCGAGGCCTGCTCACCGCTCGCGGCGCGGATCGTTGCCTGCGGATCGCGTGGACGCTCGCCGATCTGGCCGGCGCGGCTCGCCCCGACGAGGACGAGGTGGCCGCCGCGCTGGACTTCCGTGAGAGGCAGGCGGCATGA